In the genome of Thunnus maccoyii chromosome 15, fThuMac1.1, whole genome shotgun sequence, one region contains:
- the LOC121913326 gene encoding gap junction beta-3 protein-like: MDWKFLQGLLSGVNKYSTAFGRIWLSVVFVFRVLVYVVAAERVWSDDQGHFDCNIRQPGCTNICYDYFFPISHIRLWALQLIFVTCPSFMVVLHVAYREERERKYRAKHGENARLYDNPGQKHGGLWWTYLISLFMKTAFEITFLYLLHYIYDSFKLPRKVQCDISPCPNLVDCYVSRPTEKTIFTYFMVGASLMCVVLNICEIFYLIAARVVNLKHRGTVHTSSRMVHADMDGRKSLTS; this comes from the coding sequence ATGGATTGGAAGTTTCTCCAGGGTCTTCTTAGTGGAGTCAACAAGTACTCCACTGCCTTCGGACGCATTTGGCTGTCAGTGGTTTTCGTCTTCAGGGTGTTGGTCTATGTGGTGGCTGCTGAGCGTGTCTGGAGCGATGACCAGGGACACTTTGACTGCAACATCCGCCAACCAGGTTGCACCAACATCTGCTATGATTACTTTTTCCCCATTTCCCACATTCGCTTGTGGGCCCTCCAGCTCATCTTCGTCACTTGCCCTTCCTTCATGGTGGTGCTGCACGTGGCCTACCGAGAAGAGCGGGAACGCAAGTACCGAGCAAAGCACGGTGAGAACGCTCGGCTGTATGACAACCCAGGCCAAAAGCATGGCGGTCTGTGGTGGACTTATCTGATAAGTCTCTTCATGAAGACTGCCTTTGAGATCACGTTCCTCTACTTGCTCCACTACATCTATGACAGCTTCAAGCTGCCCAGGAAGGTCCAATGTGATATCTCGCCCTGTCCCAATTTAGTGGACTGCTATGTATCCCGGCCCACTGAGAAGACCATTTTCACCTACTTCATGGTGGGGGCATCCCTCATGTGTGTGGTGCTCAACATCTGCGAGATTTTCTATCTAATCGCTGCCCGGGTGGTTAATCTCAAACACAGAGGCACCGTTCACACCTCATCTAGAATGGTCCATGCTGACATGGATGGCCGCAAGTCTCTTACATCATAG